DNA sequence from the Gopherus evgoodei ecotype Sinaloan lineage chromosome 3, rGopEvg1_v1.p, whole genome shotgun sequence genome:
TATTATTTAGGGACAAACAAAATTAGTGACCACTGTTTGAAACATACTGTTGTCTTGTCAGAAACAGGTATAAGGAGAGAATGTTTCCTACTTGGAAATACTGGGGAGTAAGGGATCATTATACTACCACTTCCCcaaacctgcacacctgcttgtCTCTAGtttggggtgaccagacagcaactgtgaaaaatcggggcagagggtgggagataataagagcctatataagaaaaagaccccaaaatcgggacatctggccaccctactcTTGTTGTGTCTGTTGGTGTATTTTATGAACATTAGCCATTTTGAATATTTGTATGGATTTTACACATTGATAAACTAGACAAGTTTGTGTGTAAAAAGGGTAAAGCTAAAAGTATCACTTTTACCATCAGTTGTCTGGCAATACTAAGCAGCTTAATTTCCCAGCTGGATTCATAACACTGTAATTcacaaacactctctctctcaggggttATTGTCCTGTGTTTACACACCCACATTCAAAAAATTCAACTACATAATAGTTTTGTTCTTTCCCATCACACAAACTCACAGcactgaaaaaataatttaaaaagaattagaaaGAGGATGGTGTCAGATCAGTATCAAACTTGGGAAGCATAGCTAAATGAGATTATAAGTATTATTAGGGATTGGATCCTGCTGTCCTTACTGAAGTAAAGATTTACATGGAAGggattttgttgggtttttttggggagggaagagggggcagaggaagtaaaaaaaacaaacaaacaaaaaaaaatgaacagcaaGATTTGGCCCTCAAAAAGAGTAAGTGTATACATTCATTATAAGGCAAAGTTCCTGCCCCCCCTTTCCAAAATACTGGAATCAAATGGATACAAATTCATTTAACTGGGAATTAGTTGGCAACCGTGTCTGAGAAAAGAAATGGATTAGGCTTGTCCCACactagaaaattaaaaaaaataaataaataaaaaaaaggtgtttttttttttaaactgctaggTATTTCCTTTTCCTAAACTCACTAAATATGAAAAATAGTAGATTTCAATGTGATGCATATCAGATTTCTGTATGAAACTCAATGTAAACCAAATAATCAAAGATgacatagaaaaaaaaaatccccaccacCTAATGAGTCCATCTTTTAAATAACTCTTCAACATGAcagtaaaaatacaaaagaaaaagtcTAACATGTAAGTGAAAGAGAATTTATAAAATTACAAGTTTAATAGATAAATATAATAAATACTTTATGCATCATAATTCTGGACAACTACATTTAAAGCAACTATGCTGGCAAGTCACACACAAAAAGTTGCTTCTTGGCAACTTTATTTTTGATAAAACCACACTGACAGGCATATTACAATGTTTCTTATTAAGCTTTATGCCATTATTATGTTTAAATCCTGCTCTCCTGAGCTCAATATACATTGGTGCAATGTAATTCTACTTCTGAATGTTTTCCTGCACACCAACAGTTTTTTCCCCCCCCCAACAGGTAGATGTTCTACTTACCAAGGGTAAGGGGGGGTTCGGAAGAAAAAGTTTGGTAAAATGACTTCTAGAAAAACTAAAGTATTTCTTAACTTTTTATTGACATTGGCAAATTAAAATAGAATAAATTAACAATATTTTctcaaaaaaatgttttgtacaaAAATACTGTCAAAATTTCCTAAAAAGCTTTCAACACAGTagtatcttttcatgtactgAATAAACTATATTAGCACAGTGTCAAAAATGCTGAagacagaaacaaaataaaaatctgtgaAATGTTTGCCACTGACTAGTCAACATTCCATCCACACCATATTATTGTCTGTACATATGGGGGAGGGGAACTGGGAAGCAGACTTTAAGTAACATTATTCTTTTCCTGATCTAGGAGGGGTTGGCCCACATCTGTTAAGCTTCCAGTTTagcatattaaaaaacaaaaaattagtcTGCACTGCAATGCATAGTTAAAAATGAAGCAAGATGGCAGCATTTGTGCAGTAATATCTGCCCTTCAAAGTTCATGCAACCAACTGATGGAATTTTTTCCCTGTTCACTCAGAATCTGAATGCAGTTCAAGTCATTGGAAATCATTGTTTACAAAATCCACAAGATTAAGCAATTTGCCAAGATTAATATCTAACAGCTGAGCACTGTTGAAATTATGGACAGGTTACTGTGAGGCAattgtgggggtgagggggagatagGAAAACCCATAAAAAGCCATAAAAGCCAGAAATTATTATTGCAGGAAGGGAAGTGAGTGtcaaaactacaaaaaaaaaataaaaaaaaataaaaaaatggcagcaattatttaaaaacaaccccAATTTATACAAGCTTATAGTTTACTCTGCTTTCCagattctcaacctttccagcaCTGAAAAGCGAGATACTGTGTCTAAGGGAATGTTTTCATTCACACTGATAGAAagtcctttgtttgttttacagaagTCAGCAGCTCACTCTGCTGGGCTGTTGTTTGCAAACGAAGTCTGTCATGAAATCAAACTCGTTCTGTCCCAACCACAGCTCAGGAAGCTCCTTGATGCGGTCCAAACCCATTTCTATGACTAAGGACATGAGCACCTCCTCATCTATGAAATCAGTGTCTATGACATTGGGAGGCAGCATTGCTGCAGGGACATGGGGAACTGAAGGAGGCatgccgccgctgctgctgctgctgctatgctTTGGGTTGCAGTCTCTGAAATGCTGGTTTGTtccgttcatcggaagatttgcAGGGTGCAAGTCCGGCATATAGTGGTTGTGAGGATACGGATGGTGGCTAAAATACTGGTTGTTTAGCTTCTGCAGCTGCATGCTGGCCGTTAAGGGGCCTCCTTGGCTTGCAACAGGAGGGGCCATGAACTGAGAATTATTAAATCGTGCCGTGGGAGGCATGCTGCTGGGAGGATGCCCCCCATTCACGTTCCCTGGCCCCATTGCATGTCTGATCCCGCCATTTGCGTTCATATTTCCAGCTCCATAATGTATATGCTCGCCCATCAAGGCGCTGAAGGCATGTTGCTGCTGTTGGTGATGGTGATGGGGGTTCGGAAACTGACCCATCCCCATTCGATGTGCAGGGTGGTGATGAAGCCCGCTGGTTCCATCAGGGAATCGCCCATGATTCATGGCCATCATGTGGTCTGCCATTTGCCACCTAGAAAGTTAACATATGGAAAGAGATATTTCTTAAAACCCACACTCTTTTACACTTGCACGGGTCCCTTAAAAAGCGACCTCTCCCCTCCGAAAGAGCGTGCAGCAGCGCTCCCTCACACAATGCTACTGATTTATTTGAAAGAAGTCTGCAGCCCAAACCAGTCCGTACTGCAAGTCCTAAGAACTCACCCACCTTCCCATTGCAACTCCTGCACACCTAGCAACTAAAAGTACCGCGTCCACCAAACACCCGCCTCCCAAAGGAATTAGCCATTCTTTCCATTCCAAAAGCCGTGGAAACCTTTCAAAAGATACCCTGCAAAGAACAGCAAAGGAAACGAGTCCCACCTCCTCTGACAGCAACTTTAGAATTAAGTCCGCAAGGCTTTTCCTATTCTGTTATTTTTATAACACATATGTAAGGAGCTTATGGTGCACAGCTGAGAATGACCCGTATTCTTTCTTGCACCGTTCACATCCGTGCTGCCGCTGTACACCAAAGAATAAACAAGCAAACAACAATCAACCCCCCCTTCCATTACACTCACCTCTCTcttcttgttgttgttgctcCAAGGGTGTTGATAAAATCAGTCAGTAAAGCTCGCCCAGCATAGAGAgggcttttctttttctcttccctgtgGTTACGTGAGGATATTAATTATGAATTAGTGTTGGTGCTGCTACTGCTGGTGGTACGGCGGCTGCAGCAGACGCAAAAGCTGTTTCTCGCTCCTCTGCGAGGCTCATCAGCACTCACCAACAATGAGCTGTGTTTCTCTTACCCAGCTTTTGGCCACAGTTAATATAGGATTTCAGAAGGGAGGAGCAAAACCCTCACAGGCAACCAGAAGTAAAACCTGGAGCAAGCGAGGGGGAGCAAgcgaggggggggggaaaggggggaaaaaaaagccaggCGGATCTGGAAGGAATCCAAAGAATCCTGTTCGTTCTGGTTGAGCGACACGTGTGTTTGCTGATCACTTATGCGGTGTCTTCAGATCAGCTAATGCTAGGAGCCATATCCCTGCTACACTCTTCTGATATCTCAAagcgagggagggggagagaattaCGAATATATTGCATAGAACTGGAGGACAGAAGACTGACagggaaaatagatcctgtctcATAATGGACACTGTTGCAACCACTGCTAAGAATAACTTAACAGGCTTCGGTTTTGTCACATAATATAGTACTCAACTTGCACTCCCTCTCAGCTCAAATCAATCAGGCTGTTTTAAACTGCCATTGATTTGTGAAGCAGGGGTTGCGTAgggtatttttttccccagtgcaaTTCTGCAACATTGCTTTCGATTACAAGCATTACACTGAAAGCAACTGAACAGCCTCGCTTGTGTCTTGTCCAGAATTGCTGGGCTTCCTCGGTACAGCTCCAAACACGTGAGAATTAATACTGTTTTTGTGAGCGTGTCTGgcatgctacttttttttttagaaagcgGTAACTCCCTTCCCCACATCCTCTAGGtatttcttcctctgcctctATTTGGAGGGGCCTGTCGCACGCATAAAGCAGAGGTTGCAGGTGGCAAGGAATATAACTGGGGATTTTTGTCCTCCATGGCACACAGCGACACAGATCCGATCCGCGCTTTCTGAGTTACACTCGGCTGCTCCATGTACGTGTGCTTTTGCTAAGTTTGTGTTTACCTCTCTCGGTAGCTTTGGCATTCACACGGAGGCGACTGTGCTCTGTAAACAAACTCAGCAAGACTCATTCCCGAGATCCACCTTTTTACACATACAcggttgctgctgctgcccttgatccgggaggtgggggaggaacgAGGTGGTTACGAAGTTGCACAACCTCTCGCCTGGCTGGCTTTGTCTGGTGATGATTTGGGGCTGATTTAGAGGGATCGGGTTTGCAGGGAACGAATACAAGCAGTATCTGACACTGCTTTTtgctggaaaagaaaaaagaaatacataAACACGGTATCTGCTTTGTAAATACAGTAATCCTGTATGCTGAGGCACAACACCATAAACCCACCCCTCAGCACAACACATGTAACATTCAGCACTTCTTTGGTATGGTGGGGTGGCATGCAAATAGAACCCCAAATATCAGCAATCCTTGATTTTCAAAATGCATCTTTAGCTAAAAATCCACCAGATCTTTCCGGCTGCACTAAATTATCACACAAGAGGGAGAGAACAAGGGGAGGAGGGTTGCGAACACTGCAGTGAAGTTGGATACTATCCTATTTTAAATCTTATCTAATATAAAACTCTTAAGAAGGGACACTATGTCACAGCTCACTGTGAGCACTGGAAGTTCTGGTTCAGCTCTATGGCAGCTGTGCTGGGAGACAAAGAATGGGGCACACCCCTTGTTCACCATCCAGTAGCAAGCAGTAATGCTTCTGCTCCCTCCACTTCCCAGAGCAAGAACAGAAGTGTGCTGCCCGCACACATGCATCTCAAAGAGTAGAACTACAGGGCATTGCTGTGACAGCATAGGGCAGGCTGTAGAGGCCCTACTGAGGAAGGGGAAGTCTGACTGGTAGCCCTCTTTTAGAGCAGCTTGATTGGCCAGGGCCTTACTTGTCTACTCTGGCCATAACCTATTTAAAGGTCAGTTAAAGGTGATGCTTTTCTGCCTAATTGCTCTAgcggcaatgttccctctaattttttacattcatgtgcggaatgaattttatgtgcaccaatatggagatgatgtgtggtgggggtggggccaaagggtttggagtatgggagggggctcagggctggggcagagggatgtgGTGCAGggagtgtgagggctctggctgggggggtgggctctgggtggagccgaggatgaggagtttgggatgtgggagggggcgcagagctggggcagagggttggggtgaggaagggtgagggtttggggtgcaggctgccctggagctgtggcaggagagaggactcccctagccctctcttgctgcagcagcccagggctggaggaaagcgccttttcctgctgctgcagctctggggctgtggcctgggggagaggcactTCTCCCAACTCTGCACCTGCAtggcccttgatagcctgctgcgtggccgtgcagcttagagggaatttaTTCTGGCGGGTAATGTGAACAGTGCTATCTAGAACCAACTTGAGTTCAGGATACAGATGCAACTGGAACAGATGATGTGCAGACATCAGCAGTCCTGCACACGGTGGGTAAGATCCAAGCACAGAGCTGATAAATGAACAGAAGGAGGGGAGAGGCAGGccacttaaaaaacaacaacagtatgACAAGGATGGAGTTAACTGGGGGAAGGGATGGCAGGAAGCATTAAAAGATGGGAGCAAGGAAACCACCAGAATAGCATTGCTAAGGAAGTGACCTCATCATCTGGCTGGAATTTCTACAGGAATTGAATGGGGTCTCTGCCATGTGATGCAATATCTAGCCTGCTGGAGAGGATAATCAGGTGCTCTCTGACACATCTGAAGCTCTTGGTTTGGGGAATATGATTTAGCCATGGTCTCCAACCTGGGCCATGAGCGATAAGAGGGACAACCACCATCCTGGAGATTTTTCCCTTGATAGTAATGGTAGTTTTGTGGGCAAAAGAATGAGTATTGAGGATATACTGCTGCCGTTTTGACAATTAGGCAGTTGTGGACAATATGAGCAAGCAATCTGCTAAATACAAATCCATGGTGACACTGGTAAGACCATTTGTATTGCAATGTCTTTTCAAAGCCCAACACATATCAGTTAGGATTAACCCTGCTTTGGATGCCCTTTCTTATTGTCAGTTTTACAGATTCTGGAAGCTGGCACCAGAAGTAGAGATGCCAAAGCAGATTGTGGAGGACTAGCACATGACACCAAGAAAGATGAGTAGGCCAATCACCCAATATACTACAGGCCTGAGAGGTATTTTCAGGCATTTACATCTTATATGTAAAAGTTAGAGTCTGATGGTGTTTTCTTCATCGGGGCTGCAAAGCAACTTACTTTATGGTTCAGATTCTatagaaaatcagaaaaaaacaggAAGACAAGGTAGGGGATGGGTAATGGGGCAAGAATCCATCAGTTTGTCAGTCTCAGTGTGAAGCACAATTCTTTAAGGCAGCATATACATTGGTATTCTTTAGGGCCTTTTGCAtaactgagctgctgctgccatcAGCTAATGAGAAAGTAGGGCACTGCATATGGGAGTAAAAGTATGGCAGAGAAGTTCAAAAGCTGACCCAGCTGCAACAGGCTCTTGGGTAAAGTTAGTACCTGTGTTCAGAAGAGGAATGGAGAAATGTCTGACAATGTGCTAGCACAGGAGTATGAAGATGGTACCCCACACTTGAAAATTAAGAGTTTGAAGCAGAAGGCCGTGCAGCAGGTGGGACCCtgagtgctactcctctcattcctTCTACGTTAGAGCAGCAGCAATAGGCATAGCAGAATGGAAAACCAAAAAGAAGAATCCAAGCAGATGCCATAAAGGTTATGTACAgctgcctttcccagacctgcagaagagctctgtgtaacttgcAAGCTTATCTCTTTAATCAATAGAAGTTGGctgaataaaagatattacctcatccaccatgcgcctctaatatcctgggaccaacaacaGTGTTCAGCTCTAGACATACAATGACAGGAAGACATCAGGGTATCTCTCTCACTGGGACAgtgaatttcagtgggaattgggcgTCTGATTGTCTTTGGCTCCTTTAAAAGACAAATTGTACTCATTTGTGACCTTGCCAGTGCAAACCATCCTAGAGTGCGTTTGTGAGCATTCTATCACATATTGTTCAGAGCAGTGGACAAAGACTAGTTCAGAAGGACAACAGTCAGGGTTGTCTTAAGAGTCTGTCACTTTTACTTGGTTTGGTGGAAGGAGAATGTAGTAGACACTGCAGAGTTGGTTATAAGCCTCAGCACCAGATTCCTTGATTATCCAGCTGGAAGAAAATGACTTTGGTAAATTTTCTAGTTTTGATTTAATCAAAGTCAGTAGGATAGAGCTGGAGAAGCTACAACGTGCAATGCCAGGCACAAGCCTCAAATAATCACCGTTGTTGTTCCTTCCACTGGTTCTGTAGACAAGCCAGGAGTTCCCCAGAGCCTACCATATGTCTTCCTATTTAGAGCATCCTCTCACCACAGTGAAGCTTTCTACTTAGTGAGTCTATAAACCCTGGCACATAACCAGCCAGTCCAGGTGTGGGAGAGCTCCCCCAATGGGAATCCTCTCCAGTAGTGGCATGATGCTAAAAGATTAATAGACTGATGGCAAGCATCTGCAAGAGG
Encoded proteins:
- the CITED2 gene encoding cbp/p300-interacting transactivator 2; protein product: MADHMMAMNHGRFPDGTSGLHHHPAHRMGMGQFPNPHHHHQQQQHAFSALMGEHIHYGAGNMNANGGIRHAMGPGNVNGGHPPSSMPPTARFNNSQFMAPPVASQGGPLTASMQLQKLNNQYFSHHPYPHNHYMPDLHPANLPMNGTNQHFRDCNPKHSSSSSSGGMPPSVPHVPAAMLPPNVIDTDFIDEEVLMSLVIEMGLDRIKELPELWLGQNEFDFMTDFVCKQQPSRVSC